DNA from Hyalangium minutum:
CGAGCGCCTCACCGATGGCAACCGGCGCATGCTCCCCGTCCTCAAGAAGGCCGGCCACCGCGTCCTCTACCGGGAGTACTCCGCCGGTCACAACTACCCCGCATGGAGAGATGACGTCTGGCGTGGCCTCGAGTGGCTCTACCGCCCCAGGGTCCGCAGGTCGAAAGGCCCCTCCCTGTAACCCCCAGAGCGTGTACGCTGCGGGTGCGTCCCGGGAGTCCCGATGGAACTGTCACCCTCGATGGTCGTCGAGGTCGCGAGCAACAGCGCCGCTGGCTTCGGCCTCCGCCTCGCCGCTCGCCTCATCGACCTGCTGTTCGGCGTCCTGCTCGTCTTCCTCGGCGGCGCGGCGGGCGCCCGGCTCCTCGGCGTGCTGGCCGAGCAGGGCCTCGTCCACGGCGACTGGGGCGCCGCCGCCCGTCTGCTCACCCCCGCCGGAATCGCGTGGGCCCTGCTGGGCGCCCTCCTCTACTCCATCACCTCCGAGGCCGTGGGCGGCGCCACCCTGGGCAAGGTCCTCCTCCGGCTGCGCGTCACCTCCGAGGACCTCACGCCCTCCACCTTCCAGGGAGCGCTCCTGCGCAACGCGGGGCTCGTCGTCGACGCGCTCGGTGTACCCGCTTACCGGGCCATGTCCCGCTCGCTCATGAGCCAGCGCCTTGGCGACCAGTGGGGCCACACCGTCGTGCTCCTCGCCAGCGCTGTCCCTCCGGACTCGCGCAAGAGCCTCGGCCTCCTCCTGCTGGGCCTCTTCAGTGGCAGCGTGCTCTGGGGCCTCTGCACCGCCCTCTCCGTGGTGCTCCGCGCCCTGTAGCCACCCCCTCCCCGCCCCGGCGCGCTCAGCTCCGGTGCAGGCCCAGCCACGCCGACACCAGCCCCACCACCACCGCCAGCCCCACGTTCGTCCAGCCGAGCACCAAGCCAGCCCGCGCCCACTCGCGCCCCGCTCGCGGCGTGTCTCCCCGCTCGATGCTCCGCAGCTCCGCGTAGGCCAGCACCAGCCCCAGCAGCCCCGGCACGAACGCCAGGCACAGCCCCGCGCCCCCGAGGACTCCCGAGGCCACGGCCCTCCGCGAGGCCGACCCCAGCCGTGCATGCTCCTCGCACGTCCGGCACCACCCGTGCGCTCCGGACAGGGCCAGGCACGACACACAGCTGAGCGCGGCACAGCGGCGGCACGGCGCCACCGCCCCCTGCTCGGGGTGCAAGTGGCACGGGGCCGGCGGCGGCTTCACCGGGGCTTCACGCATGGGCAGGCCTTCCCACACCGCCCAGCGTAGCTCCAAGGCTCCATTCCGTGCATGTCCCCGCCAGGAATGCTACTTGAGAGGTAGTCCTGCTCTTCGCGAAGAGCTTCGGCCTGAGGTCACGCATGTCGGATGCACTCATCGTGCTGGTGACGGGAGCAACAGCGGGGATTGGATTGCAGACGGCCACCGACCTGGCACGGCTGGGCGTCCAGGTCATCGTGCACGGCCGCAGCCAGGAGAAGGTCGACCAGGCCCGCCGCGCCATCGAGCAGGAGGGGGGCAGTACCTCTGGGGTGGTGTTCGAGCTGTCCTCGCTGGCGAGCATCCGCCGGGGCGCCGAGGACCTCGCGCGCCGCTTCCCCCGCCTGGACGTGCTGGTGAACAACGCGGGCGTCTTCATGAACGAGCGCGAGCTCTCGGAGGACGGCTTCGAGATGACCTTCCACGTCAACCACCTGGCGCCCTTCCTGTTGACGAACCTGCTGCTGCAGGGGCCGCTGAAGGGGCCTGGCGCCCGCATCGTCAACGTGAGCTCCATCGCCCACAGCCGGGGCCGGATGCGTTTCGAGGACCTCCAGCTCACGCGCGGCTTCCAGGGCTACGCGGCCTATGCGCAGTCGAAGCTGGCCAACATCCTCTTCACCTTCGAGCTCGCCGAGCGCCTCCCCGCCGAGCAAGTCACCGCGAACTGCCTCCACCCAGGCGTGGTGAGCACCAAGCTGCTCGTCGAGGGCTTTGGCATGGAGGGCAGTGACACGGTGGAGGAGGGCGCGGAGACCTCGGTGTTCCTCGCCACCTCCGAGGACGTCACGGGCGTAACGGGCCGCTACTTCGCCCGCAAGCGCGAGGTGAACCCCGCGCCCCAGGCGCTCGACGTGTCCGCGCGCAAGCAGCTCTGGGAGATCAGCGAGAAGCTGAGCGGGCTGCGCTGAACCCCGCCCACCCAGCTCCCCACCGCCCTGCCCCAAACTAGAGCGTGCCGCCGTCCTTCGGCTGCTTCGCCTGCGCCCACGCCGCGCACGGGGCCCGCGCCGGCTCCAGCTCCTTCTCCGTGCGCTGCGCGATGAGCGGGCACACATCCGCCTCGCTCCAGAGGCTGGCATCGTCGTGCTCGCGGTCGTAGTGCACGGCCTGGAGCCCCTTGCCGTCGAGCACGAGCAGCTCGTCGTTCCCGTCCCCGTCGAGGTCCAGCTCGGCCTGCGCCAGCTTCTGGCCCATGCGCTCCAGCGCCACCGCCTGGCGGCGTGCGCCCTGGCGCTGGTAGTCCCAACCTCCCGAGACCTTGATGACCTCGAGCCACGCCTTGGAGCTCACGTTGGAGGTGCCCGGCGAGGTAGGTGAGTCATCCTCTCCCGCGAGCACCCACACGTCGGGGCTGAACATGCGCACCGCGCGGTAGCGGTCGTGGCGGCTGCCCACGAGGTTCACCCGCGACAGCGAGCCCTGGTTGAGCCGAAGCACCCAGACCGAGTCCCCCTGGCTCATGCGGCACACCTGCGTGGTGTCATCCTTCGGGCCCGCCAGCGCGAGCGGCGTGCACGAGAACGTCACCTCCGCCTTCGTGCAGGCATTGGCCTCGTCCGAGGGCTCCTCCGGCTCCGGCAGCGCCGTCACGGCGGTGTTCAGCTCCCAGTCGTCCAGCGCCGAGGCCACCTGTTCCAGGTCCTTCTCCTTCACGCCGTCCATGAAGAGGCGCTCCGGGGCGATGTCTCCCCGCTCCTCCTGGGCCTTCTGCAGCCAGGGCTGCAGCGCCTGGGGCACCTTCGCGGACGCGAGGCGCTCCTTCAGGACGGCCGGGTCTCCCCGCCAGCTCTGAGCAAGGGTGCCTCGCGCCAGCCCGAGATCGCGATCCACCGCCTCCCGGGACTTCTCCACCTCGCTCACGCGCTTGCGCAGCCAGTCCACGTCCTGGGACAGCGCACGGTTCTTCGCCTCCTGCTCGCGCTGGGCGCTCTTCACCGCCTCCACGCGCTTGCGGAGCTCCTCGTCCTGCTCTCCGGAGTTGCACCCCGCGAGCACGAGCCCCATCACCAGCGACAGACCGAACCGCTTCATGGCGTCACCTCCCCCGCGTCCACTGCGGAGCCCGCATCCGCCGTGGCCTCCGGGGTCGCCGTGGCCTCCGGGGTCGCCGTGGCTCCCGCGGCTGGCTCAGCCGGAGCTTCCGCGACAGGCTCGGGGCAGGCCTTCAGGTACGCCTCCGGGAAGCGCTTCGGCTCGGCGCGCAGGGCCGTGCAGACGGTCGAGGCATCCAGCTGCTTCACCGGCTCCGAGCCCTGCGTGGCCGAGAAGGCATAGGCCACCACCTTGCCCCCCTTCAGCCCCACGAGCGTGGGCTCGCTCTTCCCCGGCAGCGGCACCAGGGACGGCTTCTGGCCCGCACTCACCACCTCGTCCAGCTCGCCCACCGGCTCGAGCGTCCCCAGCAGCTCGCTGGAAGGCGGCGAGAGCTTCTTCCAGACTGTCACGAGCGCCGGGTGCCGCAGCACCAGCGTGCTCTTCTCCTCTGTCAGCACCTGCTGCGAGGGGCCCAGCGCGCGCACCACCCGCGACACCACGAAGATGCCCGGAGCGGGCGTCGCCTCCAGGTTCGCCGTCACCGTGGTGGACACTGGATCCGGAGGCGCTGCAGGGTCCACCTCCGCCGTCTCCTCCTCTTCCTCACTCGGCTCACAGGTGGCCAGACACTCCTGATAGGCCACCTCCTGCCGGGCCTC
Protein-coding regions in this window:
- a CDS encoding RDD family protein codes for the protein MELSPSMVVEVASNSAAGFGLRLAARLIDLLFGVLLVFLGGAAGARLLGVLAEQGLVHGDWGAAARLLTPAGIAWALLGALLYSITSEAVGGATLGKVLLRLRVTSEDLTPSTFQGALLRNAGLVVDALGVPAYRAMSRSLMSQRLGDQWGHTVVLLASAVPPDSRKSLGLLLLGLFSGSVLWGLCTALSVVLRAL
- a CDS encoding DUF4190 domain-containing protein yields the protein MREAPVKPPPAPCHLHPEQGAVAPCRRCAALSCVSCLALSGAHGWCRTCEEHARLGSASRRAVASGVLGGAGLCLAFVPGLLGLVLAYAELRSIERGDTPRAGREWARAGLVLGWTNVGLAVVVGLVSAWLGLHRS
- a CDS encoding SDR family oxidoreductase, which translates into the protein MSDALIVLVTGATAGIGLQTATDLARLGVQVIVHGRSQEKVDQARRAIEQEGGSTSGVVFELSSLASIRRGAEDLARRFPRLDVLVNNAGVFMNERELSEDGFEMTFHVNHLAPFLLTNLLLQGPLKGPGARIVNVSSIAHSRGRMRFEDLQLTRGFQGYAAYAQSKLANILFTFELAERLPAEQVTANCLHPGVVSTKLLVEGFGMEGSDTVEEGAETSVFLATSEDVTGVTGRYFARKREVNPAPQALDVSARKQLWEISEKLSGLR